The Malus domestica chromosome 06, GDT2T_hap1 genome has a segment encoding these proteins:
- the LOC103436772 gene encoding protein PAM68, chloroplastic, producing the protein MAAIAAGLSSWSSSKPSLIPSQHQISSPSSSNKVDAKPWSLSITSSLKEDIKIQYPISTTKQWPNTQKHLNATLRSPRGFGPSPRKKKKITEKPKKTRNNDSDDDDDDDDDEDEDEEEGEEGVIPEIVTNRMIGRMGFTVGLPLFLGLLFFPFFYYLKVGLKIDVPTWVPFIVSFVFFGTALLGVSYGIVSSSWDPMREGSLLGWTEAQNNWPVFWQSLRGGGSKKD; encoded by the exons ATGGCTGCAATTGCAGCAGGGCTATCTTCATGGTCATCATCCAAGCCCTCCCTGATTCCTTCCCAGCACCAAatatcatcaccatcatcatctAATAAG GTTGACGCTAAGCCTTGGAGCCTCTCCATCACCAGCAGTTTAAAAGAAGATATAAAAATCCAGTACCCAATCTCCACAACAAAACAATGGCCAAATACTCAGAAACACTTGAATGCCACCTTGAGAAGCCCAAGAGGCTTTGGACCCTCcccaaggaaaaagaaaaagatcaccGAGAAGCCGAAGAAGACCCGAAACAATGACAGCGAcgatgacgacgacgacgatgatgatgaagatgaagatgaggaggaaggagagGAAGGAGTGATACCGGAGATCGTGACCAACAGGATGATTGGAAGGATGGGATTCACAGTTGGGCTTCCATTATTTTTGGGCCTCttgtttttccctttcttttactATTTGAAAGTTGGCCTGAAAATTGATGTGCCCACGTGGGTGCCCTTCATTGTGTCATTTGTCTTCTTTGGGACAGCCCTATTGGGGGTCAGCTATGGGATTGTGTCCTCCAGCTGGGATCCTATGAGGGAAGGCTCCCTCTTGGGTTGGACTGAAGCTCAAAACAATTGGCCTGTCTTTTGGCAGTCCCTTCGTGGTGGTGGATCGAAAAAGGACTAA
- the LOC103420147 gene encoding cadmium-induced protein AS8 has product MIIKGVFRRYERWNPVHPTSGAFWGLGVGIGCGVGWGPGFGPEVIGYVGAGCGLGFSVGFTLLGAGIGLPANWLFHLPYSAVMAARSSALEIGQSSGFPFSKSIAGEGWNSIAPCITNLQREAGGRFSSFKDQHLLVLEKGVDLSDLKSRLSVGTRSLSQGVEAFRGRFFHFPKGTKD; this is encoded by the exons ATGATCATAAAAGGAGTGTTCAGGAGGTACGAAAGATGGAACCCAGTGCATCCAACGAGTGGAGCATTTTGGGGATTGGGAGTAGGCATTGGTTGTGGGGTTGGATGGGGTCCTGGTTTCGGGCCTGAGGTAATTGGTTATGTTGGAGCTGGCTGCGGTCTTGGCTTCTCCGTCGGTTTCACTCTGCTGGGTGCCGGAATCGGTCTCCCTGCCAATTGGCTCTTTCACCTTCCGTATAGTG ctGTTATGGCGGCAAGAAGTAGTGCACTGGAGATTGGCCAATCTAGTGGCTTTCCTTTCTCCAAAAGCATTGCAGGGGAGGGCTGGAACAGCATTGCACCTTGCATCACAAACCTGCAAAGGGAAGCCGGTGGAAGATTCTCTAGCTTTAAGGACCAGCATCTCTTGGTCTTGGAGAAGGGGGTTGATTTATCTGACTTGAAGAGCCGCCTAAGCGTTGGTACTAGGTCTCTTTCCCAAGGTGTCGAAGCATTTCGCGGACGCTTCTTCCACTTTCCCAAAG Gtacaaaagattaa